Proteins encoded in a region of the Oncorhynchus clarkii lewisi isolate Uvic-CL-2024 chromosome 18, UVic_Ocla_1.0, whole genome shotgun sequence genome:
- the LOC139372964 gene encoding non-homologous end-joining factor 1-like isoform X1 → MERDAVDGVLLDCPWVPVCISGSQLLAKTWFGDTAYRILLTDLHSVWEEEMDTRAIQDRAQELNRRLRAPVHAFFSHMCEVAHPCLSGRVEDGGALQFSLNHHGGDINLKLKSELAGVPFYWEFRCTPAPVALVCSQLVRPLLLMSRLLQRQVGQLGALLARKDTELQDYRDNGAVLSRGRLYVQRNKNTLIKHNIHTCSSRWCVCFAERLQTELFEEQSYRENFLTQTVPQVCARQGGLGFDSELQELYSAVTSYGNTNARKRKISERHAPEEDETTTEDRDPNHAASGTQPPGEEVNHGLDQGDRDRTTDSETPNEEKTTVPMATAADRPSARPKKKKAKGLFG, encoded by the exons ATGGAGAGAGATGCAGTTGATGGGGTTCTGCTGGACTGTCCCTGGGTACCAGTGTGTATCAGTGGGTCTCAGCTCCTGGCAAAGACCTGGTTTGGGGACACAGCGTACCGCATCCTGCTCACGGACCTGCACTCTGTGTGGGAGGAGGAGATGGACACCAGGGCCATCCAGGACAGAGCTCAG GAGCTGAACAGGCGATTGCGGGCTCCCGTCCACGCCTTCTTCTCTCACATGTGTGAGGTGGctcacccctgtctgtctggacgggTGGAGGACGGGGGTGCGCTTCAGTTCTCCCTCAACCACCACGGCGGTGACATCAACCTGAAGTTGAAGAGTGAGCTGGCTGGGGTGCCTTTCTACTGGGAATTCCGCTGCACCCCTGCCCCTGTGGCTTTG GTGTGCAGTCAGCTTGTGCGCCCCCTGCTGTTGATGAGCAGGTTACTGCAGAGACAGGTGGGCCAACTGGGAGCTCTGCTGGCCAGGAAAGACACTGAGCTCCAAGACTACAGGGACAATGGGGCAGTGCTGAGCAGAGGTAGGCTCTACGTGCAGAGAAACAAAAATACACTCATTAAACACAACATACACACCTGTTCCTctcgttggtgtgtgtgttttgcagagCGATTGCAGACAGAGTTGTTTGAGGAACAAAGCTACAGAGAGAACTTCCTGACACAG aCTGTGCCACAGGTATGTGCGAGGCAGGGCGGTCTGGGGTTTGACTCTGAGCTGCAGGAGCTCTACTCAGCCGTCACGTCCTACGGCAACACCAACGCTCGCAAACGTAAGATCTCTGAGAGACACGCCCCCGAAGAGGACGAAACCACCACAGAGGACCGTGACCCTAACCACGCCGCCAGCGGCACACAGCCCCCAG GAGAGGAGGTGAACCATGGGCTGGACCAGGGGGATAGAGACAGAACCACAGACTCAGAGACACCTAATGAGGAAAAG ACTACAGTTCCCATGGCTACTGCCGCAGATCGGCCCTCCGCCCGACCCAAGAAGAAGAAAGCTAAGGGGCTTTTTGGATGA
- the LOC139372962 gene encoding indian hedgehog B protein-like, which produces MLLPRLVVCLAGCAVILSQVSEGCGPGRGYGKRRSPRKLAPLAYKQFSPNVAEKTLGASGRYEGKITRNSERFKELTPNYNPDIIFKDEENTGADRMMTQRCKDKLNSLAISVMNLWPGVRLRVTEGWDEDGHHSEESLHYEGRAVDITTSDRDRNKYAMLARLAVEAGFDWVYYESKAHVHCSVKSEHSVATKSGGCFPGGAWVTLEDGGQRLIQDLQPGERVLASSGSDGSGELVYSEVLTFLDRDPATRKEFYTIGTEGGVSLSLTAAHLLFVSKGNCSEGAEPTPGSMRTVYASDARPGQCVLTTVSGEGVGKGEEGRKDVGHLSRISRVSVQEDKGVFAPLTRHGTLSVNGMVASCYAVVDGHDLAHWAFAPLRLLHRWTGSAGGHFGDTGVHWYSQLLYWIGSLLLDSGHFHPWGLADPGR; this is translated from the exons ATGCTACTCCCCAGGCTCGTGGTGTGCCTCGCCGGGTGCGCAGTGATTCTCTCGCAGGTCAGCGAGGGCTGCGGGCCAGGAAGGGGATATGGCAAGAGGAGGTCACCGAGGAAGCTTGCGCCACTTGCCTACAAGCAGTTCAGCCCTAACGTAGCGGAGAAGACACTAGGTGCGAGTGGTCGATATGAGGGGAAAATAACACGGAACTCGGAGCGCTTCAAAGAGCTGACCCCGAACTATAACCCTGACATCATATTTAAAGATGAAGAGAACACAGGTGCAGACCGGATGATGACACAG CGCTGCAAGGACAAGCTGAACTCTCTGGCCATCTCGGTGATGAACCTGTGGCCGGGGGTGCGCCTCCGGGTCACAGAGGGTTGGGACGAGGACGGCCACCATTCTGAGGAGTCGCTCCACTACGAGGGACGGGCGGTCGACATCACAACCTCTGACCGCGACCGCAACAAGTACGCCATGTTGGCTCGACTGGCAGTTGAGGCCGGCTTCGACTGGGTCTACTACGAGTCCAAGGCCCACGTGCACTGCAGTGTGAAGTCgg agcactCCGTTGCCACTAAATCAGGAGGGTGTTTTCCGGGAGGGGCGTGGGTGACCCTAGAGGACGGGGGTCAAAGGTTGATCCAGGACCTGCAGCCGGGTGAGCGAGTCCTCGCCTCTTCAGGGAGCGACGGCAGCGGAGAGCTCGTTTACAGCGAGGTCCTCACCTTCCTGGACCGCGACCCCGCAACCCGGAAGGAATTCTACACCATTGGGACAGAAGGCGGGGTTAGCCTGTCACTCACCGCTGCCCACCTGCTGTTCGTGTCCAAGGGAAACTGCTCTGAAGGGGCGGAGCCAACTCCGGGTAGTATGAGGACAGTATACGCCAGCGACGCGCGGCCGGGACAGTGTGTGCTAACCACAGTGTCTGGGGAGGGGGttggaaagggggaggaggggagaaaagaCGTGGGGCATCTCTCGCGCATCTCCAGGGTGAGTGTGCAGGAGGACAAGGGTGTGTTTGCGCCCCTCACCCGCCATGGGACGCTGTCGGTGAACGGCATGGTGGCATCGTGCTACGCGGTGGTGGACGGGCATGACCTCGCCCACTGGGCCTTCGCCCCGCTCCGCCTGCTGCACCGTTGGACTGGCTCCGCTGGCGGACATTTTGGAGACACCGGGGTTCACTGGTACTCCCAGTTACTGTACTGGATAGGTAGTCTGCTGCTGGACTCTGGACACTTCCATCCCTGGGGACTGGCTGACCCAGGGAGGTGA
- the LOC139372964 gene encoding non-homologous end-joining factor 1-like isoform X2 produces MERDAVDGVLLDCPWVPVCISGSQLLAKTWFGDTAYRILLTDLHSVWEEEMDTRAIQDRAQELNRRLRAPVHAFFSHMCEVAHPCLSGRVEDGGALQFSLNHHGGDINLKLKSELAGVPFYWEFRCTPAPVALVCSQLVRPLLLMSRLLQRQVGQLGALLARKDTELQDYRDNGAVLSRERLQTELFEEQSYRENFLTQTVPQVCARQGGLGFDSELQELYSAVTSYGNTNARKRKISERHAPEEDETTTEDRDPNHAASGTQPPGEEVNHGLDQGDRDRTTDSETPNEEKTTVPMATAADRPSARPKKKKAKGLFG; encoded by the exons ATGGAGAGAGATGCAGTTGATGGGGTTCTGCTGGACTGTCCCTGGGTACCAGTGTGTATCAGTGGGTCTCAGCTCCTGGCAAAGACCTGGTTTGGGGACACAGCGTACCGCATCCTGCTCACGGACCTGCACTCTGTGTGGGAGGAGGAGATGGACACCAGGGCCATCCAGGACAGAGCTCAG GAGCTGAACAGGCGATTGCGGGCTCCCGTCCACGCCTTCTTCTCTCACATGTGTGAGGTGGctcacccctgtctgtctggacgggTGGAGGACGGGGGTGCGCTTCAGTTCTCCCTCAACCACCACGGCGGTGACATCAACCTGAAGTTGAAGAGTGAGCTGGCTGGGGTGCCTTTCTACTGGGAATTCCGCTGCACCCCTGCCCCTGTGGCTTTG GTGTGCAGTCAGCTTGTGCGCCCCCTGCTGTTGATGAGCAGGTTACTGCAGAGACAGGTGGGCCAACTGGGAGCTCTGCTGGCCAGGAAAGACACTGAGCTCCAAGACTACAGGGACAATGGGGCAGTGCTGAGCAGAG agCGATTGCAGACAGAGTTGTTTGAGGAACAAAGCTACAGAGAGAACTTCCTGACACAG aCTGTGCCACAGGTATGTGCGAGGCAGGGCGGTCTGGGGTTTGACTCTGAGCTGCAGGAGCTCTACTCAGCCGTCACGTCCTACGGCAACACCAACGCTCGCAAACGTAAGATCTCTGAGAGACACGCCCCCGAAGAGGACGAAACCACCACAGAGGACCGTGACCCTAACCACGCCGCCAGCGGCACACAGCCCCCAG GAGAGGAGGTGAACCATGGGCTGGACCAGGGGGATAGAGACAGAACCACAGACTCAGAGACACCTAATGAGGAAAAG ACTACAGTTCCCATGGCTACTGCCGCAGATCGGCCCTCCGCCCGACCCAAGAAGAAGAAAGCTAAGGGGCTTTTTGGATGA